One genomic window of Ilyobacter polytropus DSM 2926 includes the following:
- a CDS encoding DUF2147 domain-containing protein, translating into MKFFFIFIVLSINIMGKSFEGYWLIPSGKTIIHITQENKEFSGHVVWLKNPLYPKRDPMESEIQIDRRNPDPLLRNRKVMGLKVVGNMKLDSKNSNILKDGWVYDSWNGKKYYGKAVLSEPDILKLKGSLDPWGIFGYSQKCTRIVSPEKYGLPLLK; encoded by the coding sequence GTGAAATTTTTTTTTATTTTTATAGTCTTATCAATAAATATAATGGGAAAATCTTTTGAAGGTTACTGGCTCATACCATCGGGAAAAACCATAATACATATAACTCAGGAGAACAAAGAATTCTCTGGACATGTAGTGTGGTTAAAAAACCCTCTATACCCCAAAAGAGACCCTATGGAAAGTGAGATCCAGATAGATCGAAGAAATCCTGACCCTCTCCTTAGAAATAGAAAGGTAATGGGATTAAAAGTAGTGGGAAATATGAAATTAGACTCTAAAAACAGCAATATTTTAAAAGATGGCTGGGTATATGACTCCTGGAACGGTAAAAAATACTACGGAAAAGCTGTGTTATCTGAACCTGACATCCTAAAATTAAAAGGCTCACTTGATCCCTGGGGAATCTTTGGATATTCCCAGAAGTGCACCCGTATAGTCTCTCCTGAAAAATACGGTTTGCCATTACTAAAGTAA
- a CDS encoding rubredoxin, with protein MKTEKYQCIHCGYIYVYIEYDNGNQMNLPFDQLDDNWTCPTCGLKKKIFKKID; from the coding sequence ATGAAAACTGAAAAATATCAATGTATCCACTGTGGGTATATATATGTTTATATTGAATATGATAATGGAAATCAGATGAATCTTCCCTTTGATCAACTTGACGATAATTGGACCTGTCCAACCTGCGGTTTGAAAAAAAAAATATTTAAAAAAATAGATTAA